Proteins from a genomic interval of Miscanthus floridulus cultivar M001 unplaced genomic scaffold, ASM1932011v1 fs_579_1_2, whole genome shotgun sequence:
- the LOC136532321 gene encoding uncharacterized protein isoform X2, which translates to MAYRRKQGIQRSATFVEDHRQTSSGGSASPAIASPRATRFADDSRRPDRSSRLAAQAMVASSAARADLTLPSFGERFPAAAAAASQCDAEPSSPVQDPVTQLYTSTTSLNDEGPKYDIELSNTKHGFWALVAQKAKVMLDENGTPRAQTQTSESRWSYDRVRSSESQSPTSRRGSLEGKLDIGGKIKDVLEEGLAVADSTGTGTHGGVVAARKLQIRRKACSMDFRAANLTPGSPDMSPMLADTESPQIKASRDVANAMATKVKLLQRELKTLKADLAFSKERCAQLEEENRLLRDGNHDADADEDLIRQQLETLLAEKARLAHENTVYARENRFLREIVEYHQLNMQDVVNLDDDEDIEEEDDYDVDADDDEDAELEAEQCQDRRKSLPSQLVLEEEEHQAADPGTEPQSPSRHTESPRMLSTNSCGGGTPGHESPRMLNTGGGGTPDHDSPRILNTNSGGGTPDHESPRMLNTDSGSTPGHESPRMLNTNSGVGIAASESPRMLSTNSGGNTNESPRSFNDDGSSPETARDG; encoded by the exons ATGGCGTACCGTCGGAAACAGGGCATCCAGCGGTCGGCCACCTTCGTGGAGGACCACCGCCAGACGTCGTCGGGCGGCTCCGCGTCGCCGGCCATCGCGTCCCCGCGCGCCACGCGGTTCGCGGACGACAGCCGCCGCCCCGACCGCTCCTCTCGCCTGGCCGCGCAGGCCATGGTGGCCTCGTCCGCCGCGCGCGCGGACCTCACGCTGCCTTCCTTCGGCGAGCGCTtccccgccgcggcggcggcggcgtcccaaTGCGACGCCGAGCCGAGTAGCCCGGTGCAG GACCCTGTCACCCAGCTCTACACATCGACAACGAGCCTAAACGACGAGGGGCCGAAGTACGACATCGAGCTATCCAACACCAAGCATGGGTTCTGGGCGCTCGTGGCTCAGAAAGCTAAAGTCATGCTCGACGAAAATGGCACACCACGCGCTCAGACTCAG ACCTCTGAATCTCGCTGGTCCTACGATCGGGTCCGAAGCTCGGAGAGCCAGAGCCCCACGTCACGGAGAGGATCGTTGGAAGGGAAGCTAGACATCGGAGGGAAGATCAAGGACGTTCTTGAA GAGGGCCTGGCGGTGGCCGacagcaccggcaccggcacccaCGGTGGTGTCGTCGCTGCCCGGAAGCTGCAGATCAGGAGGAAGGCGTGCAGCATGGACTTCCGGGCCGCGAACCTGACCCCGGGCAGCCCCgacatgtcgccgatgctggccGACACGGAGTCGCCTCAAATCAAGGCCTCTCGCGAC GTAGCGAACGCCATGGCCACCAAGGTGAAGCTGCTGCAGCGGGAACTCAAGACGTTGAAGGCCGACCTGGCCTTCTCCAAGGAGCGGTGCGCGCAGCTGGAGGAGGAGAATCGGCTGCTCCGGGACGGCAAccacgacgccgacgccgacgaggACCTG ATACGGCAGCAGCTGGAGACGCTGCTCGCGGAGAAGGCGCGGCTGGCGCACGAGAACACGGTGTACGCCCGCGAGAACCGGTTCCTGCGTGAGATCGTCGAGTACCACCAGCTCAACATGCAGGACGTCGTCAACCTTGACGACGACGAGGAcatcgaggaagaagatgattaCGACGTCGACGCCGACGATGACGAGGATGCGGAGCTGGAGGCTGAGCAGTGCCAAGATCGCCGCAAGTCCCTGCCGTCCCAACTTGTGCTGGAGGAAGAGGAGCACCAGGCGGCCGATCCGGGCACCGAACCGCAGTCGCCCTCTCGGCACACAGAGTCGCCGCGAATGCTGAGCACCaacagctgcggcggcggcacccCTGGCCACGAATCGCCGCGGATGCTGAAcacgggcggcggcggcacccCTGACCACGACTCGCCGCGGATTCTGAACACGAACAGCGGCGGCGGCACCCCTGACCACGAATCTCCGCGGATGCTGAACACGGACAGCGGCAGCACCCCTGGCCACGAATCGCCGCGGATGCTGAACACAAACAGCGGCGTCGGAATTGCTGCTAGCGAATCCCCTAGGATGCTGAGCACAAACAGCGGCGGCAACACGAACGAGTCGCCACGTAGCTTCAATGATGATGGTTCTTCGCCAGAAACGGCGAGGGACGGGTGA
- the LOC136532321 gene encoding uncharacterized protein isoform X1 gives MAYRRKQGIQRSATFVEDHRQTSSGGSASPAIASPRATRFADDSRRPDRSSRLAAQAMVASSAARADLTLPSFGERFPAAAAAASQCDAEPSSPVQDPVTQLYTSTTSLNDEGPKYDIELSNTKHGFWALVAQKAKVMLDENGTPRAQTQTSESRWSYDRVRSSESQSPTSRRGSLEGKLDIGGKIKDVLEQEGLAVADSTGTGTHGGVVAARKLQIRRKACSMDFRAANLTPGSPDMSPMLADTESPQIKASRDVANAMATKVKLLQRELKTLKADLAFSKERCAQLEEENRLLRDGNHDADADEDLIRQQLETLLAEKARLAHENTVYARENRFLREIVEYHQLNMQDVVNLDDDEDIEEEDDYDVDADDDEDAELEAEQCQDRRKSLPSQLVLEEEEHQAADPGTEPQSPSRHTESPRMLSTNSCGGGTPGHESPRMLNTGGGGTPDHDSPRILNTNSGGGTPDHESPRMLNTDSGSTPGHESPRMLNTNSGVGIAASESPRMLSTNSGGNTNESPRSFNDDGSSPETARDG, from the exons ATGGCGTACCGTCGGAAACAGGGCATCCAGCGGTCGGCCACCTTCGTGGAGGACCACCGCCAGACGTCGTCGGGCGGCTCCGCGTCGCCGGCCATCGCGTCCCCGCGCGCCACGCGGTTCGCGGACGACAGCCGCCGCCCCGACCGCTCCTCTCGCCTGGCCGCGCAGGCCATGGTGGCCTCGTCCGCCGCGCGCGCGGACCTCACGCTGCCTTCCTTCGGCGAGCGCTtccccgccgcggcggcggcggcgtcccaaTGCGACGCCGAGCCGAGTAGCCCGGTGCAG GACCCTGTCACCCAGCTCTACACATCGACAACGAGCCTAAACGACGAGGGGCCGAAGTACGACATCGAGCTATCCAACACCAAGCATGGGTTCTGGGCGCTCGTGGCTCAGAAAGCTAAAGTCATGCTCGACGAAAATGGCACACCACGCGCTCAGACTCAG ACCTCTGAATCTCGCTGGTCCTACGATCGGGTCCGAAGCTCGGAGAGCCAGAGCCCCACGTCACGGAGAGGATCGTTGGAAGGGAAGCTAGACATCGGAGGGAAGATCAAGGACGTTCTTGAA CAGGAGGGCCTGGCGGTGGCCGacagcaccggcaccggcacccaCGGTGGTGTCGTCGCTGCCCGGAAGCTGCAGATCAGGAGGAAGGCGTGCAGCATGGACTTCCGGGCCGCGAACCTGACCCCGGGCAGCCCCgacatgtcgccgatgctggccGACACGGAGTCGCCTCAAATCAAGGCCTCTCGCGAC GTAGCGAACGCCATGGCCACCAAGGTGAAGCTGCTGCAGCGGGAACTCAAGACGTTGAAGGCCGACCTGGCCTTCTCCAAGGAGCGGTGCGCGCAGCTGGAGGAGGAGAATCGGCTGCTCCGGGACGGCAAccacgacgccgacgccgacgaggACCTG ATACGGCAGCAGCTGGAGACGCTGCTCGCGGAGAAGGCGCGGCTGGCGCACGAGAACACGGTGTACGCCCGCGAGAACCGGTTCCTGCGTGAGATCGTCGAGTACCACCAGCTCAACATGCAGGACGTCGTCAACCTTGACGACGACGAGGAcatcgaggaagaagatgattaCGACGTCGACGCCGACGATGACGAGGATGCGGAGCTGGAGGCTGAGCAGTGCCAAGATCGCCGCAAGTCCCTGCCGTCCCAACTTGTGCTGGAGGAAGAGGAGCACCAGGCGGCCGATCCGGGCACCGAACCGCAGTCGCCCTCTCGGCACACAGAGTCGCCGCGAATGCTGAGCACCaacagctgcggcggcggcacccCTGGCCACGAATCGCCGCGGATGCTGAAcacgggcggcggcggcacccCTGACCACGACTCGCCGCGGATTCTGAACACGAACAGCGGCGGCGGCACCCCTGACCACGAATCTCCGCGGATGCTGAACACGGACAGCGGCAGCACCCCTGGCCACGAATCGCCGCGGATGCTGAACACAAACAGCGGCGTCGGAATTGCTGCTAGCGAATCCCCTAGGATGCTGAGCACAAACAGCGGCGGCAACACGAACGAGTCGCCACGTAGCTTCAATGATGATGGTTCTTCGCCAGAAACGGCGAGGGACGGGTGA